One part of the Streptomyces lydicus genome encodes these proteins:
- a CDS encoding M14 family metallopeptidase, whose translation MLRSRRLALGALAFGLTATLGTSLPASPAGASAAGPPRTGFETSHGARWTSQPEEQSFLAAVDRASPRVRVERIGTTAQGRPLQLVRIGAPAPRSAEDVRRGNSVLLICSQHGDEPAGREACLSTVRDLAYAEDRATRRLLARTSVLVLPTANPDGRAADTRTNSDGVDINRDHLALRTAEARAMAAVLRDYRPDTVYDLHEYSPTAPYYVKDLLSLWPRNLNTADPVHRESTALSHDFVEPAVQRAGFSTGVYGIWTDPETGEPVKQVAGDGQERILRNTAGVKGSIGLLVESRVDPLPAPGGGGRAGTALAATGKSGPAADNRRRVASHMAALHGAFTFLDRHRARIEAATTAARLAGYADRGPVHLGGADNDPPAADQVLADPPCAYRLDPAQFAQVEGELALHGVRWQRARDGGAVVPLRQSLRGLVPLLLDQRAAYHLTAATPLDVCPGIKGGKGQGKYGQLKG comes from the coding sequence ATGCTCCGCTCCCGCCGACTCGCCCTGGGGGCCCTGGCCTTCGGCCTGACCGCCACCCTCGGCACAAGCCTGCCCGCCTCGCCCGCCGGCGCCAGCGCCGCCGGCCCGCCCCGTACGGGGTTCGAGACCAGCCACGGCGCCCGCTGGACCAGCCAGCCGGAGGAGCAGAGTTTCCTCGCCGCCGTCGACCGCGCCAGCCCCCGGGTACGGGTCGAGCGGATCGGCACCACCGCGCAGGGCCGCCCCCTGCAACTCGTCCGCATCGGCGCCCCGGCCCCCCGGAGCGCCGAGGACGTACGGCGCGGCAACTCCGTGCTGCTGATCTGCTCCCAGCACGGCGACGAGCCGGCCGGACGCGAGGCGTGCCTGTCCACCGTCCGCGACCTCGCCTACGCCGAGGACCGGGCGACCCGACGCCTCCTCGCCCGTACCAGCGTGCTGGTTCTACCGACCGCGAACCCCGACGGCCGGGCCGCTGACACCCGCACCAACTCCGACGGTGTCGACATCAACCGCGACCACCTCGCGCTGCGCACCGCCGAGGCCCGCGCCATGGCCGCGGTGCTCCGCGACTACCGCCCCGACACCGTCTACGACCTGCATGAATACAGCCCCACCGCCCCGTACTACGTGAAGGACCTGCTGTCGCTGTGGCCGCGGAACCTCAACACCGCCGACCCGGTGCACCGCGAGTCCACCGCGCTGTCCCACGACTTCGTCGAACCGGCCGTCCAGCGGGCCGGATTCAGCACCGGTGTCTACGGCATCTGGACCGATCCGGAGACCGGCGAGCCCGTCAAGCAGGTCGCCGGCGACGGGCAGGAGCGCATCCTGCGCAACACCGCGGGCGTGAAGGGCTCCATCGGGCTGCTCGTCGAGAGCCGGGTCGACCCCCTCCCGGCCCCCGGCGGGGGAGGTCGCGCCGGCACCGCGCTCGCCGCCACCGGGAAGAGCGGTCCGGCGGCTGACAACCGGCGCCGGGTCGCCTCCCACATGGCGGCGCTGCACGGCGCCTTCACCTTCCTCGACCGGCACCGGGCCCGCATCGAGGCGGCCACCACCGCGGCCCGGCTCGCCGGCTACGCCGACCGCGGCCCGGTCCACCTCGGCGGCGCGGACAACGACCCCCCGGCCGCCGACCAGGTGCTGGCCGACCCGCCCTGCGCCTACCGCCTCGACCCGGCACAGTTCGCGCAGGTCGAGGGCGAGTTGGCGCTGCACGGCGTGCGGTGGCAGCGGGCCCGGGACGGCGGCGCGGTCGTCCCGCTGCGGCAGTCGCTGCGCGGCCTCGTCCCGCTCCTGCTCGACCAGCGGGCGGCGTATCACCTCACGGCCGCGACGCCGCTGGACGTCTGCCCAGGCATCAAAGGGGGTAAAGGCCAGGGAAAATATGGCCAATTGAAAGGTTGA
- a CDS encoding Xaa-Pro dipeptidyl-peptidase: MTNPARIPRTPFTALVLAAVAALLSALIGPAAAQAAPGGSRSGESRPVYSYDRAIRESVWVDTRLDGDGDGRTDRVAVDVVRPSEPARLGHRVPVIMDASPYYSCCGRGNESQKKTYDAQGRPVQFPLFYDNYFVPRGYATVLVDLAGTNRSDGCVDVGGRSDVQSAKAVVDWLGGRGRAYTARTGGKPVTAGWSSGSTGMIGKSWDATIANGVAATGVKGLKTIVPIAGISSWYDYYFAKGAPLYDSGPDSLAQLVDSPDARKRCAAVQQKLVEGAPRSGDWTGLWTERDYVRDAGKVRASVFLVHGLQDLNVRTRHAGQWWDALARHGVERKVWLSQTGHVDPFDYRRGAWVKTLHHWFDHYLMGYDNGIERAPMADIERSPGTWSTDPQWPAPGTSATTLRPRAGSAPGVGALGTARAPRGTTETFTDDPKLNEADWAAHIDRSTPAKAGFATGPLRAPLRLSGSGTVTVTVTPSTSTAHLSAVLVDLGPATIRNYAADGEGITTLDKRTCWGAGIPGDTGCFKETAADTEQVAHTVFSRGWADLGNYADPHHGRPLTPGKPYTLTLDLAATDHIVPAGHRLGLIVAGTDAGLIDPPASRPQLALDLARTSARLPLTGGAPALARATTPGTPPRTGGTVLDGITPHAPGRLPHAG; this comes from the coding sequence GTGACGAATCCTGCGCGGATCCCCCGCACCCCCTTCACAGCGCTCGTGCTGGCGGCCGTCGCCGCCCTGCTGTCCGCCCTGATCGGGCCGGCCGCCGCGCAGGCGGCGCCCGGCGGCAGCCGGTCCGGCGAGAGCAGACCCGTCTACTCCTACGACCGCGCGATACGCGAATCCGTCTGGGTGGACACCCGGCTCGACGGCGACGGGGACGGGCGGACCGACCGCGTCGCCGTCGACGTCGTGCGGCCGTCCGAACCGGCCCGGCTGGGCCACCGGGTCCCCGTCATCATGGATGCCAGCCCGTACTACTCCTGCTGCGGGCGCGGCAACGAGAGCCAGAAGAAGACCTACGACGCACAGGGCCGCCCGGTCCAGTTCCCGCTGTTCTACGACAACTACTTCGTGCCGCGCGGCTATGCGACGGTCCTGGTCGACCTGGCGGGGACCAACCGCTCCGACGGCTGCGTCGACGTCGGCGGCCGCTCCGACGTCCAGTCGGCGAAGGCCGTCGTCGACTGGCTCGGCGGCAGAGGCCGCGCCTATACGGCCCGTACGGGAGGCAAGCCCGTCACGGCCGGCTGGTCCAGCGGCAGCACCGGCATGATCGGCAAGAGCTGGGACGCCACCATCGCCAACGGCGTCGCGGCCACCGGCGTCAAGGGACTGAAGACCATCGTCCCGATCGCCGGCATCTCCTCCTGGTACGACTACTACTTCGCCAAGGGCGCCCCGCTCTACGACTCCGGCCCGGACTCCCTCGCGCAGCTCGTCGACAGCCCCGACGCGCGCAAGCGCTGCGCCGCCGTGCAGCAGAAGCTCGTCGAGGGCGCGCCGCGCAGCGGCGACTGGACCGGACTGTGGACCGAGCGGGACTACGTCCGCGACGCCGGCAAGGTCCGCGCCAGCGTCTTCCTGGTGCACGGCCTGCAGGACCTCAACGTCCGTACCCGGCACGCCGGCCAGTGGTGGGACGCGCTCGCCCGGCACGGCGTGGAACGCAAGGTCTGGCTCTCCCAGACCGGACACGTCGACCCCTTCGACTACCGGCGCGGCGCCTGGGTCAAAACCCTGCACCACTGGTTCGACCACTACTTGATGGGCTACGACAACGGCATCGAGCGCGCGCCGATGGCCGACATCGAGCGTTCGCCCGGCACCTGGTCCACCGATCCGCAGTGGCCCGCGCCCGGCACCTCGGCCACCACCCTGCGGCCCCGCGCCGGCAGCGCCCCCGGCGTCGGCGCCCTCGGCACCGCCCGTGCGCCGCGGGGGACCACCGAGACCTTCACCGACGACCCGAAGCTGAACGAGGCCGACTGGGCGGCACACATCGACCGATCGACGCCCGCCAAGGCCGGGTTCGCCACCGGGCCGCTGCGCGCGCCGCTGCGGCTGTCCGGCTCCGGCACGGTGACCGTCACCGTCACGCCCAGTACCTCCACCGCCCACCTGTCGGCCGTCCTGGTGGACCTCGGCCCCGCCACCATCCGCAACTACGCCGCCGACGGCGAGGGCATCACCACCCTCGACAAGCGCACCTGCTGGGGGGCGGGAATCCCGGGCGACACCGGCTGCTTCAAGGAGACCGCGGCCGACACCGAGCAGGTGGCGCACACCGTCTTCAGCCGTGGCTGGGCCGACCTCGGCAACTACGCCGACCCCCACCACGGCCGCCCGCTCACCCCCGGCAAGCCCTACACCCTCACCCTGGACCTGGCCGCCACCGACCACATCGTGCCCGCCGGACACCGGCTCGGGCTGATCGTGGCCGGGACCGACGCCGGCCTGATCGACCCGCCCGCGTCCCGCCCGCAGCTCGCCCTGGACCTGGCCCGCACCTCCGCCCGGCTGCCGCTGACCGGCGGCGCCCCGGCCCTCGCCCGGGCCACCACGCCGGGCACCCCGCCACGGACGGGCGGCACGGTGCTGGACGGGATCACCCCGCACGCGCCCGGCCGGCTGCCGCACGCGGGCTGA
- a CDS encoding BCCT family transporter, which produces MTDLPDGPRPTGPPQTDRVVFGVTAVLTLAFIAWGAASTTSLKNVSTSMLNWVIDNGGWAFVLSASGFVIFAIWLAVSKYGRITLGKEGEEPEFRTVSWIAMMFSAGMGIGLMFYGVSEPLGHFTTPPPGTDPKDAAQAMDTAMATTMFHWTLHPWAIYAVVGLAIAYSCFRRGRRQTMSAVFTPLIGARRANGWGGQVIDILAIFATLFGSAASLGLGALQIGSGIKVLGWMDSVSTTLLVVIITVLTVAFILSAVSGIAKGVQMLSNINMVLALILAVFVFVVGPTVLILNLLPTSLGSFLGELPQLAGRTEAASGADVGSWLRSWTVFYWAWWISWTPFVGMFIARISRGRTIRQFIGGVILVPSVVSLLWFAVFGGSAIKLQGDKQLHGSHTPEGQLFDVLHQYPLATVMSILVMILVGIFFVSGADAASIVMGTLSQRGTFEPSRLVVVFWGVVTGAVAAIMLLIGGGSGDALTGLQNLTILVAVPFMVVMIVMCWALMRDLRSDPLIVRGLKGEEVVEMAVIAGHERYDGDFEIRIGPGNGASDAGGDPVGAAEAEAER; this is translated from the coding sequence GTGACGGACCTCCCCGACGGCCCGCGGCCGACCGGGCCCCCGCAGACCGACCGTGTGGTCTTCGGCGTGACCGCGGTGCTCACCCTCGCCTTCATCGCCTGGGGAGCGGCCTCCACCACCTCGCTCAAGAACGTATCGACCTCGATGCTGAACTGGGTGATCGACAACGGGGGGTGGGCGTTCGTCCTCTCCGCCTCCGGCTTCGTGATCTTCGCCATCTGGCTGGCCGTCAGCAAGTACGGCCGGATCACGCTCGGCAAGGAGGGCGAGGAGCCCGAATTCCGCACCGTGTCGTGGATCGCGATGATGTTCAGCGCCGGCATGGGCATCGGTCTGATGTTCTACGGCGTCAGTGAGCCGCTGGGGCACTTCACCACCCCGCCGCCGGGCACGGACCCCAAGGACGCCGCCCAGGCCATGGACACCGCGATGGCCACCACGATGTTCCACTGGACGCTGCACCCGTGGGCCATCTACGCGGTCGTGGGGCTGGCCATCGCGTACAGCTGCTTCCGGCGGGGGAGACGGCAGACGATGAGCGCGGTGTTCACCCCCCTGATCGGCGCCCGGCGGGCCAACGGCTGGGGCGGTCAGGTCATCGACATCCTGGCCATCTTCGCCACCCTCTTCGGCTCCGCGGCCTCGCTCGGGCTCGGCGCGCTGCAGATCGGCAGCGGGATCAAGGTGCTGGGGTGGATGGACAGCGTCAGCACCACCCTGCTGGTCGTCATCATCACCGTGCTGACCGTCGCGTTCATCCTCTCCGCGGTCTCCGGCATCGCCAAGGGCGTCCAGATGCTGTCCAACATCAATATGGTGCTGGCGCTGATCCTGGCGGTCTTCGTCTTCGTGGTCGGCCCGACCGTCCTCATCCTCAACCTGCTGCCGACCTCCCTCGGCTCCTTCCTCGGCGAACTGCCGCAGCTGGCCGGCCGGACGGAGGCCGCCAGCGGCGCCGACGTGGGCAGCTGGCTGCGCAGCTGGACGGTCTTCTACTGGGCGTGGTGGATCTCCTGGACGCCCTTCGTGGGCATGTTCATCGCCCGGATCAGCCGCGGCCGGACGATCCGCCAGTTCATCGGCGGGGTCATCCTCGTGCCGAGCGTGGTGAGCCTGCTGTGGTTCGCGGTCTTCGGCGGCTCGGCCATCAAGCTTCAGGGGGACAAGCAGCTGCACGGCTCGCACACCCCGGAGGGGCAGCTCTTCGACGTACTGCACCAGTACCCGCTCGCGACGGTCATGAGCATCCTCGTGATGATCCTGGTCGGCATCTTCTTCGTGTCCGGTGCCGACGCGGCGTCCATCGTGATGGGGACCCTGTCGCAGAGGGGGACCTTCGAGCCGAGCAGGCTCGTGGTGGTCTTCTGGGGCGTGGTGACCGGCGCGGTCGCCGCGATCATGCTGCTGATCGGCGGCGGATCGGGCGACGCGCTGACCGGACTGCAGAATCTGACCATCCTGGTCGCGGTGCCGTTCATGGTCGTGATGATCGTGATGTGCTGGGCCCTGATGCGCGACCTGCGCAGCGATCCGCTGATCGTCCGGGGGCTGAAGGGCGAGGAGGTCGTCGAGATGGCGGTGATCGCCGGGCACGAGCGCTACGACGGGGACTTCGAGATCCGGATCGGGCCCGGCAACGGGGCGTCCGACGCCGGTGGCGACCCGGTCGGTGCGGCCGAGGCCGAGGCCGAGCGGTAG
- a CDS encoding MerR family transcriptional regulator, translated as MKESADTGLTVDELAARAGVTVRTIRFYSTRGLLPPPEIGPRRVGRYGPDHLSRLALIEELQHQGLTLSAIERYLEQLPPDLSAQDLAIHRALVASWVPDKAEDTTRDQLERRVGRELTEEDLDRLAAMSVLVRTEDPGVFRVDPGLLHLGARLLDVPITLETILAARAVVMEHTRSAARELSRLFKDEVWGPYREAGPGEEELARMKSLSAHMQPMVVQALVTAFQRSMKQELREAFGKEGDPGRRDGSPQE; from the coding sequence ATGAAGGAGTCCGCCGACACCGGTCTGACCGTCGACGAGCTGGCCGCCCGCGCCGGCGTCACGGTCCGCACCATCCGCTTCTACAGCACCCGGGGCCTGCTGCCGCCGCCGGAGATCGGCCCGCGCCGGGTCGGCCGCTACGGCCCGGACCACCTCTCGCGGCTCGCGCTCATCGAGGAGCTCCAGCACCAGGGCCTGACGCTGTCCGCGATCGAGCGCTATCTGGAGCAGCTCCCTCCCGACCTGAGCGCCCAGGACCTGGCCATTCACCGTGCGCTGGTGGCGAGTTGGGTCCCGGACAAGGCGGAGGACACCACCCGGGACCAGCTGGAGCGGCGGGTCGGCCGGGAGCTGACCGAGGAGGACCTCGACCGGCTGGCGGCGATGAGCGTCCTCGTACGGACCGAGGATCCGGGGGTCTTCCGGGTCGACCCCGGGCTGCTGCATCTGGGCGCCCGGCTGCTGGACGTGCCGATCACGCTGGAGACCATCCTCGCGGCCCGCGCCGTCGTCATGGAACACACCCGTTCGGCGGCCCGTGAGCTGAGCCGGCTGTTCAAGGACGAGGTGTGGGGCCCGTACCGGGAAGCCGGGCCGGGCGAGGAGGAGCTGGCGCGGATGAAGTCGCTCTCGGCCCATATGCAGCCGATGGTGGTCCAGGCGCTGGTCACCGCCTTCCAGCGGTCCATGAAGCAGGAGCTGCGGGAGGCGTTCGGCAAGGAAGGGGACCCGGGCCGCCGGGACGGCTCCCCGCAGGAGTGA
- a CDS encoding oxygenase MpaB family protein, translating into MLWSMVGDIRMLLTLPPALTMQVAHPAVGAGVDDHSVFRTDPWGRGERSLASLQLWVYGGAGAAEEGRRLRQLHRTIQGTDAHGRRYHALTPAYYAWVHATGYPVFRHAQQYLGRPFTEAQERRLYAEWLQVGRVLGIHDRDMPQTIEEFWPYYRKVLENDLEATAVVRELIATDQPVPAPDRGPRWLRLLLRLVWPWLRPRFVRFRRFVTIGLMPPDARRAIGLEWTDAQERRLRRFGRVVRTVVPVLPERLRFMPVARRARRAARRRRGAAAGT; encoded by the coding sequence ATGCTCTGGTCGATGGTGGGCGACATCCGCATGCTGCTCACCCTGCCTCCCGCACTGACGATGCAGGTCGCACACCCGGCGGTGGGCGCCGGTGTCGACGACCACTCCGTCTTCCGCACGGACCCCTGGGGACGCGGTGAGCGCTCACTGGCCTCGCTGCAGCTGTGGGTGTACGGCGGCGCGGGTGCGGCCGAGGAGGGCCGACGGCTGCGGCAGCTGCACCGGACCATCCAGGGCACGGACGCGCACGGCCGCAGATATCACGCGCTGACCCCCGCCTACTACGCCTGGGTGCACGCCACCGGCTACCCCGTCTTCCGGCACGCCCAGCAGTACCTGGGCCGCCCCTTCACCGAGGCGCAGGAGCGCCGGCTCTACGCGGAGTGGCTCCAGGTCGGGCGGGTCCTGGGCATCCATGACCGCGACATGCCGCAGACCATCGAGGAGTTCTGGCCCTACTACCGCAAGGTGCTCGAGAACGACCTCGAAGCGACCGCGGTCGTAAGGGAGTTGATCGCGACCGACCAACCGGTGCCGGCTCCCGACCGCGGGCCGCGGTGGCTGCGGCTGCTGCTCCGGCTCGTCTGGCCCTGGCTCCGCCCGCGGTTCGTCCGCTTCCGCCGGTTCGTCACCATCGGCCTGATGCCGCCGGACGCCCGGCGTGCCATCGGCCTGGAGTGGACCGATGCCCAGGAGCGCCGGCTGCGCCGCTTCGGACGGGTCGTCCGCACGGTGGTGCCGGTGCTCCCCGAGCGGCTGCGCTTCATGCCGGTCGCGCGCCGGGCCCGCCGCGCGGCACGACGCCGCCGGGGCGCCGCGGCCGGTACCTGA
- a CDS encoding amino acid permease encodes MSTETVTETAQRSPDGGSGAQQDAGDAGYSKGLKGRHINMIAIGGAIGTGLFLGAGGRLHSAGPALAIAYAVCGLFAFFVVRALGELVLHRPSSGSFVSYAREFLGEKGAYVAGWMYVVNWSTTGIADITAIALYTHYWSLFTDIPQWVMALIALAVVLTVNLISVKIFGELEFWFAIIKVAALVIFMFIGIFLLATHHQVAGHAPGLNLITDHGGIFPTGLLPVVIVLQGVVFAYSAVELVGVTAGETGEPQKVVPKAVNSIMWRVGVFYVGSVVLLAMLLPWNKYTGGESPFVTVLSNVGVPAAGDVMNLVVLTAAMSSLNSGLYSTGRILRSMSMAGSAPKFAGRMNRNQVPYGGILLTSAVCVLGVALNYVVPGEAFEIVLNIAALGIVSTWCTIMVCHMVFVRRSKAGLVERPRFRLPGTPVTDIATIAFLLGVIVLMWFDDGVGRQTVMLIPVLGAALVIGWYAVRGRVARIAKERDELAK; translated from the coding sequence GTGAGCACAGAAACCGTCACCGAGACAGCCCAGAGGTCACCTGACGGGGGGAGCGGCGCGCAGCAGGACGCGGGCGACGCGGGATACAGCAAGGGCCTCAAGGGCCGGCACATCAACATGATCGCCATCGGTGGGGCGATCGGCACCGGCCTCTTCCTGGGCGCCGGCGGCCGACTGCACTCCGCCGGCCCCGCGCTGGCCATCGCCTACGCGGTCTGCGGCCTCTTCGCCTTCTTCGTCGTGCGGGCCCTGGGTGAGCTGGTGCTGCACCGGCCGTCCTCCGGATCGTTCGTCTCCTACGCCCGTGAGTTCCTGGGGGAGAAGGGCGCCTACGTCGCCGGCTGGATGTACGTCGTCAACTGGTCGACCACCGGTATCGCCGACATCACCGCGATCGCGCTCTACACGCACTACTGGAGTCTGTTCACCGACATCCCGCAGTGGGTGATGGCGCTGATCGCGCTGGCGGTCGTGCTGACGGTCAACCTGATCTCGGTGAAGATCTTCGGTGAGCTGGAGTTCTGGTTCGCGATCATCAAGGTCGCCGCACTGGTGATCTTCATGTTCATCGGCATCTTCCTGCTGGCCACCCACCACCAGGTCGCCGGCCACGCACCGGGACTGAACCTGATCACCGACCACGGCGGGATCTTCCCGACCGGACTGCTGCCGGTGGTGATCGTGCTCCAGGGCGTGGTCTTCGCCTACTCCGCGGTCGAGCTGGTCGGCGTCACCGCGGGTGAGACCGGCGAGCCGCAGAAGGTCGTGCCGAAGGCCGTCAACTCCATCATGTGGCGGGTGGGCGTCTTCTACGTCGGCTCGGTCGTCCTGCTGGCGATGCTGCTGCCGTGGAACAAGTACACCGGCGGTGAGAGCCCCTTCGTCACGGTGCTGTCCAACGTCGGCGTGCCGGCGGCGGGCGACGTGATGAACCTCGTCGTGCTCACCGCGGCGATGTCCAGCCTGAACTCCGGCCTCTACTCGACCGGCCGCATCCTGCGCTCGATGTCGATGGCGGGGTCCGCGCCGAAGTTCGCCGGCCGGATGAACCGCAACCAGGTGCCGTACGGCGGCATCCTGCTCACCTCCGCGGTGTGCGTGCTGGGCGTCGCGCTCAACTACGTCGTGCCGGGCGAGGCGTTCGAGATCGTGCTGAACATCGCGGCGCTGGGCATCGTCAGCACCTGGTGCACGATCATGGTCTGTCACATGGTCTTCGTCCGCCGGTCCAAGGCGGGCCTGGTCGAGCGTCCGCGCTTCCGGCTCCCGGGCACGCCGGTCACCGACATCGCCACCATCGCCTTCCTGCTCGGCGTCATCGTGCTGATGTGGTTCGACGACGGCGTCGGCCGGCAGACCGTGATGCTGATCCCGGTCCTGGGCGCGGCGCTGGTCATCGGCTGGTACGCGGTCCGCGGCCGGGTGGCCCGGATCGCCAAGGAGCGCGACGAGCTGGCGAAGTAG
- a CDS encoding M1 family metallopeptidase — MRHRLLVPGAAALSLLLAIPASAASFTPGAPGVGDTYYPESGNGGYDVSHYDLRLKYQPKTDLLEGTATLLARTTQDLSRFNLDFGLKVSEIRVNGKKAAFATSGKHELEVTPATPLEKGKQISVVVRYAGKPSELKIDNFTAWARTPDGAVIAQEPDAAVWWFPSNDHPTDKATYDISVAVPDGTQALSNGVLASQSSKLGWTRYNWRSDKPQATYLTTLAVGKFDITTDTTANGLPVINAVSKDLGANEGSAKASIERTTEITEWLESVFGPYPFNAVGGYVPNVPAHYALETQTRPFYGEKAFDRGTNVSVVVHELAHQWYGDSVSLKDWKDIWINEGFAAYSQWLWSEKEGEGTAQELADYVYAQHPADDPFWTVKPGNPGAENQFDAAVYDRGALTLQALRNKLGDKVFFGLLKSWPTEHRYGNASVADFVKFAEQKSGKQLAGFFDTWLFQPSKPSAAAAKQAFGAPQAHVAQPKSWKQIAATHGVHGH, encoded by the coding sequence GTGCGTCACAGACTCCTCGTGCCGGGCGCGGCCGCGCTCAGTCTCCTGCTGGCGATCCCGGCTTCCGCGGCCAGCTTCACCCCCGGCGCTCCGGGCGTGGGCGACACCTACTACCCCGAGAGCGGAAACGGCGGATACGACGTTTCCCACTACGACCTGAGGCTGAAGTACCAGCCGAAGACGGACCTGCTGGAGGGCACGGCGACGCTCCTCGCCCGGACCACCCAGGACCTCTCCCGCTTCAACCTGGACTTCGGTCTCAAGGTCAGCGAGATACGGGTCAACGGCAAGAAGGCCGCCTTCGCCACGTCCGGCAAGCACGAGCTGGAGGTCACCCCGGCCACGCCGCTGGAGAAGGGCAAGCAGATCAGCGTCGTGGTGCGCTACGCGGGCAAGCCCTCCGAGCTGAAGATCGACAACTTCACCGCCTGGGCCCGCACGCCCGACGGCGCGGTCATCGCGCAGGAGCCGGACGCCGCCGTGTGGTGGTTCCCGAGCAACGACCACCCCACCGACAAGGCCACGTACGACATCTCGGTGGCGGTGCCGGACGGGACCCAGGCGCTGAGCAACGGGGTGCTCGCCTCGCAGTCCTCCAAGCTCGGCTGGACGCGCTACAACTGGCGCTCGGACAAGCCGCAGGCGACGTATCTGACGACCCTGGCGGTCGGCAAGTTCGACATCACCACCGACACCACCGCGAACGGCCTGCCGGTGATCAACGCCGTCAGCAAGGACCTCGGTGCCAACGAGGGCTCGGCCAAGGCCAGCATCGAGCGCACCACCGAGATCACCGAGTGGCTGGAGAGCGTCTTCGGCCCCTACCCGTTCAACGCCGTCGGCGGTTACGTCCCCAACGTGCCGGCCCACTACGCGCTGGAGACCCAGACCCGCCCGTTCTACGGCGAGAAGGCGTTCGACCGGGGCACCAACGTCTCGGTCGTGGTGCACGAGCTGGCGCACCAGTGGTACGGCGACAGCGTCTCGCTGAAGGACTGGAAGGACATCTGGATCAACGAGGGCTTCGCCGCCTACAGCCAGTGGCTGTGGTCGGAGAAGGAGGGCGAGGGCACCGCGCAGGAGCTGGCGGACTACGTCTACGCCCAGCACCCGGCCGATGACCCGTTCTGGACGGTCAAGCCGGGCAACCCGGGCGCGGAGAACCAGTTCGACGCGGCCGTCTACGACCGTGGCGCCCTGACGCTCCAGGCGCTGCGCAACAAGCTCGGCGACAAGGTCTTCTTCGGCCTCCTCAAGTCCTGGCCGACGGAGCACAGGTACGGCAACGCCTCGGTGGCGGACTTCGTGAAGTTCGCCGAGCAGAAGTCCGGGAAGCAGCTGGCCGGCTTCTTCGACACCTGGCTGTTCCAGCCGTCCAAGCCCTCGGCCGCCGCGGCCAAGCAGGCGTTCGGCGCTCCGCAGGCACACGTCGCCCAGCCCAAGTCGTGGAAGCAGATCGCGGCCACGCACGGTGTCCACGGGCACTGA
- the sph gene encoding sphingomyelin phosphodiesterase, with translation MSHSALRTPRALALAAALAAATVTAASPTASAATAPHLKVLTYNTFLMSKNLYPNWGQDHRAQAIATADFFQGNDVVVLQEAFDNSSSDALKSRAAGQYPHQTPVVGRSRSGWDATGGAYSAVTPEDGGVTLLSKWPILRKEQYIYKDACGSDSLSNKGFVYAVLDVNGTKVHVVGTHAQSTDSGCKAGEAAADRARQLKEMDAFLDARNIPADEEVMVAGDLNIDSHSAEYDALLGNADLAPADGRSGHPYSFDTQENSIARYRYPSDPREDLDYVLHRNGHARPADWQNTVVKEESAPWTVSSWGKDYTYTNLSDHYPVIGG, from the coding sequence GTGTCGCACTCAGCGCTGCGCACACCCCGGGCCCTCGCCCTCGCCGCGGCTCTCGCCGCCGCCACCGTGACCGCCGCGTCCCCCACCGCGTCGGCCGCCACCGCCCCCCACCTGAAGGTGCTGACCTACAACACCTTCCTCATGAGCAAGAACCTCTATCCCAACTGGGGCCAGGACCACCGCGCGCAGGCGATCGCGACCGCGGACTTCTTCCAGGGCAATGACGTCGTCGTGCTCCAGGAAGCGTTCGACAACTCCTCCTCCGATGCGCTGAAGTCCCGGGCCGCCGGGCAGTATCCGCACCAGACGCCGGTGGTGGGCCGGAGCCGGAGCGGCTGGGACGCCACCGGGGGCGCCTACTCGGCCGTCACACCGGAGGACGGCGGGGTGACGCTGCTGAGCAAGTGGCCGATCCTCCGCAAGGAGCAGTACATCTACAAGGACGCCTGCGGTTCGGACTCCCTCTCCAACAAGGGCTTCGTCTATGCGGTGCTGGACGTCAACGGCACCAAGGTGCATGTCGTCGGCACCCACGCCCAGTCCACCGACTCGGGCTGCAAGGCGGGCGAGGCGGCCGCCGACCGCGCGCGGCAGCTCAAGGAGATGGACGCCTTCCTCGACGCCAGGAACATCCCGGCGGACGAGGAGGTCATGGTCGCCGGAGACCTGAACATCGACTCGCACAGCGCCGAGTACGACGCGCTGCTCGGCAACGCCGACCTGGCCCCCGCCGACGGCCGCTCCGGGCACCCGTACTCCTTCGACACGCAGGAGAACTCGATCGCCAGGTACCGCTACCCGAGCGACCCCCGCGAGGACCTCGACTACGTCCTGCACCGCAACGGCCACGCCCGGCCCGCCGACTGGCAGAACACCGTGGTCAAGGAGGAGTCGGCGCCCTGGACGGTCTCCAGCTGGGGCAAGGACTACACCTACACCAACCTCTCCGATCACTATCCGGTGATCGGCGGCTGA